The Halobacillus amylolyticus nucleotide sequence CCAACTATCCGCTTATCTTATAGGTGTGATTGTGATTGGGATGAACTATGGTGCTTATATGTCCGAAGTTGTTCGCGGCTCCATTCTGGCCGTATCTTCTGGTCAAACGGAGGCAGCAACAGCCCTGAATATGTCCCGTTTTCAGAGGATGAGGTTCGTCATCCTTCCTCAAGCCATACGCATGATGCTGCCGGAATTCGGAAATTACTTAATCCAAATGTTAAAAGCAACCTCACTCGTTTCCATTATATCGCTTTCAGATATTACGTACGTGGGCTTACTCTATCGTGATGCAAATATATCTGAAGGTGTAGCCGTATTTACGATGCTCCTCGTGATGTACTTCATCATTGCCCTGCCGCTCATCGGTTTAACACGATGGCTCGAACGCTGGGCTTCGAAAGGGGTTGCTACTGAATGACATGGGAATGGAGTACAGTTGTTGATGTTTTTCCGCACATTTTTGAAGCCATGTGGACGACCCTCGGCTTAACGATCGTCTGTTTTACGGTGGCTCTAATTGTAGGCGGTATATGGACGTTTCTGAAAAGAATAAAATTCAAGCCATTTAATTGGCTTATTAGCTTCATCATAGAGTTTATCCGTTCCACTCCACCGCTAGTACAGCTTTACTTCTTGTTTTTTGCATGGCCTTTGATTCCTTATGTCGGGGTGACGCTTGAGCCATTTACCGTTGCTGTGTTTGGACTTGGCATACACTTTAGTACGTATATTTCTGAAATTTACCGTTCAGGAATTGAAGGTGTTCCAAAAGGTCAAATAGAAGCAGCGACAGCTTTGAATTACACGACTTTTCAAAAATGGACAAAAGTTATTTTACCGCAGGCTATTCCACCCGTAATTCCGATGCTTGGAAACTATTTAATTATCATGTTCAAAGAAATTCCATTGACTATAGTCGTTGGAGTTGCTGGCATGTTAACAGCAGCTGAAGTATATGGGGTCAATAATTTCGAATACTTAGAACCCTACACACTTGTTGCCTTTTTCTTCCTGGCGATGAGTTACCCGTCAGCTCTATTTGTGCAGTGGCTTGAACGTAAGTTGAACAAACGCTATGAATCCGATAACAAGAAATCAACTAAAAAAGGAGTGACGACATCATGACTCAGCCCCTTGTAGAATACAAGGATGTTCACAAATCATTTGATGATGTGGAAGTACTAAAAGGAATTGACCTTAGTGTTGCACCTGGTGAGAAACTTGCCCTGATCGGGCCGAGTGGCTCAGGCAAAACGACCATTATCCGTATGTTAATGACGCTTGAGCAGCCAACATCTGGTTACATTACCGTTGACGGTACACCACTTTGGCATAAAGAAGTCAACGGTAATCTCGTTCCGGCTGACGAAAAACACCTCCGTCAGGTTAGAGGAAATATTGGAATGGTCTTTCAACACTTTAATCTCTTTCCTCATATGACAATCTTAAAGAATTGCACTTCAGCACCTGTCAATGTATTAGGCATTCCAAAAGAAGAGGCCGAGCAACGCGCCAAAGATATGCTGACAAAGGTTGGACTTGGTGATAAGCTCGACTCCTATCCGGCCCAATTGTCTGGGGGACAGCAGCAACGAGTAGCGATTGCCCGGGCTGTTGTGATGCGTCCTAAAGTCATGCTTTTTGATGAGGTAACTTCTGCTCTCGACCCAGAAACCGTCGGGGAAGTACTTGAAGTTATAAAAGATATTGCTGATGAAGGCGAAATGGCAATGATCCTGGTTACACACGAAATGGACTTTGCCCGTGATGTGGCTGATCGGATTGTCTTTCTTGAGAGCGGAGTCATTGCCGAACAAGGACCACCGCAGCAAATCTTAGAAAATCCTGAAAGTGAACGTCTCCAGTCATTCTTGGAACGGTTTCGCTCCACAATATAAGCGTAAAATACACTTCACTCTTTTTGGTGAATTGTCAGGCTGTCGAGAAATTCTCGACAGCCTGATTTTTTCTTTCTATCCTAATTGTATTTGGGGCTACCAGAAATAATCTGGTTGACTATAATATACGAGCGAGTCGTTTCCCCGCCACCTTTCTCCTTTTTATAAGAAAACCCATCCTCAACTTTTTATTCATCAGCTTTTCATCTGTGGTTTTTGTTATACAACACATTCTGTACCATCCTCGAACTATCCCGCGTCCTGCGAGGCATGTGCCAACATGGTACGATCTTTTAAAATCCATTTAAAATGTTCTTCGACTATGACTTTACCCCTTTCGATTCTAATCTTCCCCCCTTGCCTTTTACCAATCTAAAAGAACTGAGACCTCTAAAAGTCACATTTGTTTATAAGTGTTGTTTAACCCTTTCCATTTTGGGAATTCCTAAAACAGAATGACTTGATAAACAACAGAGGAGATAAATCTATGAGAAACTATGATAAAACCCGACGTGACAAAGGATTAGATAATAGTTTGACTTTGCTGTCTGAAGGATATCAGTTTATTCCAAATAGATGCCGTCGGTTTGATTCAGATATTTTCCAAACCCATTTATTTGCGGAAAGAGTGATCTGCATGAGTGGAAAGAATGCGGCAAAAGTTTTTTATGATACGGAACGGTTTCAAAGAAAAGGCGCGGCCCCAAAAAGAATCCAAAAGACGCTGTTTGGTGAGAACGCCATCCAAACTATGGATGGCGTCGCACATGAACACCGCAAACTCCTCTTCATGTCGCTCATGACAGCTGAAAAATTGAATCTACTTGCAGAATTAACGAAACAACAATGGCAAGACAGGGTACATTCATTGGAAAAGAAGAAAAACATAGTACTATTTGATGAAGCACAAGAGGTATTATGTTCTGCAGCCTGTCAGTGGGCAGGTGTTCCTTTAAAGAAATCGGAGATAAAACAGAGAGCATCAGACTTTTCCGACATGGTGGACGCCTTTGGAGCCGTAGGGCCGAGGCATTGGCGCGGACGTAAAGCACGAGCAAGAACAGAAAAGTGGATCAGAGGGGTGATAAGCAAAGTTCGCTCTGGTAAGTTAGGTGCAACCGAAGGGACAGCGGTATATGAAATGGCCTTCCATAAGGATTTAAAAGGAAAGCCTTTGGATAGACAAATGGCAGCTGTTGAATTAATTAATGTATTGCGGCCAATTTTAGCCATTGCTACATATATTACTTTTGGCGCTTTAGCCTTACATGACAACCCACAATACCGGAGAAAAATGAAATCGGCTGATAACGACTATATCCGAATGTTTGTTCAAGAGGTTCGTCGTTATTACCCCTTTGGGCCCTTTTTGGGTGCAAGGGTACATCGGGGATTCATCTGGAATGACTGTCATTTCAATAAAGGGCAATTGGTGCTGCTTGATATCTATGGAACAAATCATGATCCGCGTCTGTGGGAAAACCCTGACACTTTCTCACCGGATCGGTTCGAGGAGTGGAATGGAAGCCTATATGATTTAATCCCACAGGGTGGCGGTGATTACTACAAAGGGCATCGGTGCCCTGGAGAATGGGCAACTATCAAGGCTATGAGCGCAAGCATGGATTTCTTAGTAAATCATATCGATTATGACGTCTCCCCTCGTCAAGATTTGAGCTACAGTTTGGTAAGAATGCCATCGCTCCCTAAAAGTAAATTCGTAATAAGAAAGGTTAAACCAAAAGCCTGATTAACCATAAAACCTGCCTCTGGATTAGCAGGTCACTGATAAAGCCTGTGTATAGTAAAAAAGAAGATGACCCACTCCATTATTGAATAGCCGAGCGTGTTTAGGGACTGTCAATAATTTTGTGTAAATAACCATATACCTCTTCTTGTAGCTGCTGTTACTCGTTAAACATTTCTGCTATTTCAGACCTTGCTTGATCAAAACCAATGTGGCAACGTGTTGCGAAACGCTGGTTGTATTCTTCGAACTGAGTGACGAGAAATCGGTCCAGTGATTCTTCATTGGGGAACTGCTCTTTGCGCTTGCTGTATTTCTTGATCTTCTTATTGAAGGACTCGATTAAATTGGTGGAGTAGATACTCTTTCGAATGGACTTGGGGAAGTCATAAAACGTGAAAAGATCCTGGTTATCGCTAAGGGATTGAGTGACCTTCGCATATGATTTCTTCCACTTCTCTATAAATGCTTCCATCGCTTCCTCAGCCTTCTCTTTATTATCCGCACGGTAAAGGGTCTTCAGGTCTTCACATATTTCTTTTCGATCTGAAACACGGACTTTATGGGCGATATTACGGGAAACATGGACGAAACAGGTTTGGTACTTGGCCTTGGGGAACACCGAATAAATGCTTTCTTTGATCCCTTTTAATCCATCCGAAATAAAAAGGAGCACCTCCTCAACACCACGAGCTTGAATATCCTCAATTAACTCTTTCCAAACGTACGCAGATTCGGTTGGAGCAATCGTGTAAGCGAGCACCTCTTTAGATCCGTCTTCCCGAATTCCAACGGCAATATAGACAGCTTCCTTGGATACGGTATCTCGCTTGACGGGAAGAAAGGTCGCATCTAAATAAACGCATACGTAACGCTTGGATAAAGTTCGTTGGCGAAATGCTTCTACTTCTTCGCCGATCGCTTTGGTCATGTTTGAAATCGTTTGGGGCGTATAATGGTGGCCATACATTCGTTCAATCAAATTGGATACTTCGGACATGGTGACACCCTTTTGGAACATATGTATGACGAAGGACTCCAGGGTATCGTTGGTGCGCTTATAAGGAGCCACTGTTTGTTGTTTGAACTCTCCATTTCGATCACGAGGGATGGAGATCTCAAGCTCACCATACTCGGTTTTTAAGGTACGGGAATAAGAGCCGTTGCGAGAGTTTCCGGTATGAAAGCCTAGACGATCATACTTTTCGTAGTCTAAGAAGGCTGTCAATTCCGTTTGAAGCAGCGTATTCACCGCGCTTTCCAGGTGGCTGCGAAAGATTTCCGATATATCCTCTTTTTTCACTAGAGCTTGTATAATATCTGATGTAAAATGATCCATAAGGGAAGACCTCTTTTCTTTGGATTGGTTGTGGTGACTTAATTCTACAAGAAAAGGTCTTCCTTTTTCTATTTGGAAAGAATTCTATTTACACAAAATATTTTACACTCTCCGTGTTTATACAGAAATTCTATCAATTTAAATAAACTCACTATATAATGGAATACCTATAAAAATTGATCTCTTATCACAGGATTCAGCTATCACGATCTAATATGGCGGCTCCGTTCCTCTTGATGACCATAAGGGGTCGGGGGAACGGCGAGACTCCCGTGGGAACACCAGACTTGGCGAGACCCCGGGGAGGAACGACCGGGGAGACTCGGCGTTCGCCCACGGAAAGAGCGAGTCGTTTCCCAGCCACCTTTCTCTTTTTTATAACGGAACCCACCAAGAGAGCACAGATATACATGTTTTCACTCATCAGCTTGTCTATCTGAGGTCTTTGTACACAAAAAATCATACGGCCATTTCATACATAACAAAAATGCCAAATACATTTCCTTATAGAAATGAACAAACGTCACTTTTTCAGTGGCCTCTGGATCAAAGGCTGGTTTTTATTCATTTATCGATTTATAATCTACATCCACGTCTTACTTACGAGCATATTTACAAATGCATCAACCTGCGGAAGAGATCTTATTCCTTCTTTAAGACAAACCCACGTCTCTCTGGCTAAAGGCTTTCCTTCCCATTCTAACGGAATGTGCGGCAGCTCTAAAAGATCATCTGTCGCTATGCTCCTAGGCAGGACTGTCATTCCTAGACCTCTTTTCATTAACTGCTTTGCTGTTTCAAATTGATCCACTTTGATCGTGCGCCGTATTCGCAATTTTGTTTGATTCATTATCCAGCTCTCAACTAGTTTTTGATATTCAGCATCTGTTTTAAATTCAATAAACGGCCGTACAACATCACCAGCAACCTTTTTTGTGTCAAACAGGTAGAGCGGGTCACTGAACAGGTGGCTGCACGTATAGTCCGCGAGTGGTTCACCTCGAACGATACAAACATGGAAGTCTGCTGCAGACTGACGTATTTCCTCACTTACCCCTGTAATTAAATCTATGGTTACGTGAGGGTAAGCTTTTGTATAGTCTTCTAGAATGATAGGAAGGTTATGTTGACTCACAAGTGACGATACCCCAAGTGACAACGTCCCTCCCACTTTTCCTTTTGACTCCATGAGCTCATTATGTAACCGTGTTTCTTGTGAGAGCATTTTTTCTGCATGTTTGATAATTTGCTCTCCTGCTGCCGTAAGGATTAATTGCTTCGGGGTTCTAACAAAAATGTTCACTCCAAAGTAGTCTTCTATATATTTAAGTCTTTGGGTGATAGCAGGTTGTGATATAAGAACCTTTTTGGCGGTTGAACGAATTGTTTTATATTTGCACAATTGCAATAGTAATCGATAATCTTCAATCTTCATAACACATGCCCCCTATATAAGTTTTTGTTATCACTTTTCATTCTAAAACAATATTATACTTATTTCTTGAATTAGGATAGGATAAAAGTAGTTCAAAGAGGCGGGGTGATTGCATGAGTCAAATGAACACATATAAGCTTTTGGCTGGCTACTTTTTATACGAATGCGGAAGGGCAATGTATTTCGTGCTCGTCACGTGGTTTCTTTTTCAATGGACTAGGGACGCCTTATTTACCGGATTATTTGTAAGCCTCGGATTCGTCCCTGGACTTTTTTCGAATTTAGTCTTTGGTGTACTTGTAGATCAGCATAACCGCAAACGGCTTGCGAATATTGCTGGTGCAGTAAGTCTAGCCGTTTTAACTGTACTCCTTTTTCCTTTTGTTTACGGTTGGATCAATCCTTGGTGGATTATCGTTACACATATGATTCTGCAAACTACGGGTTCATTGTTCCGCCCCTCCCTTCAAGCTTTAGCTGCGGAGGTGTTTGATCACAAAGAGTTGCCAAGAGTTTTCTCGTTATCCGGATCAGCTACGATTTCTGGAAGTTTGTCAGGTGCAGCTTTAGGCGGGGTTTTCTCAAGTATATTTCCTATGCCCTTATCGCTCAGCATTGTGCTCACCTTTTACCTTGGAGCCTTTATTTCCATTTTAATCATGCATTATACCCCATCATCTCAACGTCAAAACTTGAAGAAGCAGCACTTCCTCACTGAAATGATGGGAGGATTTACCTATTTAAAAAATCACAAAATGCTCCACGGACTGTTTATGATGATGATGCTCGGCCAACTCACATTCCACACGACGTTAGGCTTTCTTTCTGTCTATACTAGCGCTTATTTAAATCATTCAGCTATAGTATATGGATTTCTTGATGTTACTTTTTCTGTTGGAGGAATTACAGCGGGACTTTTAGGGACATGGTGGTGGATGCGAATGAAAAACCAGCTGGCCATTTGGTCGTTGGCCACCGTCGGCCTTGGGCTATTCCTTTTAGGTATAACTCAAAGTGTATTTACTGCTTTTATCGGTGTGCTTTTTGTTGGTTTAGGAACGTCTTTTATAAGAGCTTTACTTCAGTCTGTTCAACAAATAGCGACCGATCAGGAGTATCACGGCCGGATGTCAAGCTTTCGGATGCTATGTAATCAAACATCTGTGGTCATTACAGGGCCTTTGTTTGGCATTATGGCCTCATCACTTGGTGCCAATACAGTATTTTTAGCACTTCTTGTTCCTGTCAGTTTCGGATTTATTTGGTCTATCTACCAATCTAGGCATCCCCTGTTCGTAGAAATTACAAAACGAAAAGTGGCATAACAATAAGGTATGTCCTTTGAAGACATACCTTATTGTTTATATGTTCGTTTCCTCATTATTAAGTACACATCTCTCTTATCTCGTCTCTTCCTTCGGTGTTTTGTAAACTTTCTCTACCTCTACTCCCAGAGTCTTCAAATATTCGACAAACTGGTCTAGGCTCTTCATATCTTCACCTCAGTATAGTGTGCAAGATTTGGCTCGAAACCACACCTATTTCGTTCCGATATTTTATCTACGTTTGGAATCATGCAAACGTTTCAGTTTTTCTCCACTTTTACCATACCCTCGTTACTGTTAATTTATTCTGCTTTTCACACATTTTTTTGAACATTTTCTTAAAGGTTGTACACTTTTTTCATCGATTCAATAAATACAGATGCATTCTTAGATAATTCTTGTTCAGCAGCTGGAATGACATAAGAGAAAAAACGTGTAGGCGGCTTGATAAATGGCAGTGCATAAATATAATCATTTGCATGTGTATGTTCTACCACCGTTTTCGATATTAAAGATAAACCGAGCCCTTGTTTAACGCCTTGAATCACTCCATGGTTACTGCCAATCGTAACCATTTTCTTTGGACGAATATTATACGACTCGAGAATAGAATCCATGACAGCCCTTGTTCCTGAACCACTCTCTCTTGAAATCCAGGTAAGGTCTTGAAGCTGATGAAAACTAACTTCCTTTTGCTTACGAATTGAATGTTCGAGAGGAATAACAACAACCATTTCATCCTCTAAGAAAGGAACAGAGTGCAATTCCCTTTCTTTCACCTGTCCTTCAACGAGTCCAATGTCCATTTCATGAAGCTGAACAGACCGATTAATCCGCTCCGTATTTTCTATTTCTATTCGTAAATTAATCTCTGGATAAAGATCGTTAAACACTTTTAACAGCCGGGGGAGGATATACTCCCCTACTGTGTAACTCGCCCCTATACGGAGGGTTCCGTGCAGTTGATTGTGGTAATCATAAACCTCTGTGCGCGATTTATCAACAACACTTAGGATTTGTCGCGCCCTGCGATGCACCAATTCTCCCGTTTGAGTCATCCGAAACCGCTTGGGGGAACGGTCAATTAACGTCGATTGATAAAAATCTTCCAAGTTTTTAATATGAAAGCTTACTGTTGGCTGGGAAAGGTTTAACATTCTCGCGGCTTTCGTAAAGCTCTCAAGTTCAATAACGGTTACATACGTTTTCAATGCTTCCAAATCCATTGATACACCCCAATGATTAATATTATTAATACTTGTGATTATAAAGTTTTATTTTACTAATGACTAGTCCCCCTCGTATAGTGTTTTTATAATCTATTTTTAATAAGAAGGTTTTAAATATGCTTGAATTTAACTATGTAAGTGCAAGGAAACCCTTGTTATTGGGGATCGGATTTACTTTCCTTCTGGCATTGGCTGGCTATGGAATTGCCCTCCTACCAGGATTGAGCCAAGTCGGTCCACTTGCCTCAGCAATAGTAATCGCCGTTTTGTACCGGCACTTTTTTGGTTACCCGGAAGCGATTCATTCAGGAATTCAGTTTTCTGCTAAAAAATTGTTACGTTTTGCTATCATATTGTTTGGTCTGAAACTTAATATAAATGTCATCATGGATGAAGGTGTACCATTGCTTCTAAGAGATCTTCTCGTCATCTTTTTTGCTATCGGTGTCATGATGCTTCTTGCATACTTGTTTAAAGCTGATCAGTCCATTTCCTTACTCATTGGCATTGGTACAGGAATATGTGGGGCATCGGCAATCGCTGCCGTTTCACCTATTTTAAAAGCAAAGGAAGAGGATACTGCTATCAGCGTAGGTATTATCTCATTCATTGGTACTGTTTTTGCCTTAATCTACACCGTCATTAGACCTTTCCTGCCAATCGATGCAGAAGCTTACGGAATGTGGGCAGGACTTGGCCTGCACGAAATAGCAAACGTGGTATTGGCTGCGGAGCCGGCTGGGGAGGACGGATTGGCTATGGCCTTGCTAGCTAAGCTGGGACGTGTATTCCTGCTCGTACCTTTGAGTATGATTCTCATTTGGTTTATGAAAAGAAAAGGGAATGGGGAAACAGATAATCAAGTATCCTTCCCTTGGTTTTTGGTAGGATTTATTATCATGAGTGTGTTAGGAAGCTATGTGCTTGGTCCTTATATTCCTGCACCTCAACCTGTTATGGATACTATCGAAACCATTACCTCCTTCACCTTGACGATGGCGATGGTTGGGCTCGGGGTAAATATAAATCTCCATGACCTGCGCAGCAAGGCCTTAAAGCCGATCCTTGCGGTTGTGATCACATCGGTCCTGTTATCTATCGTTACTTATGCAATAGTGTAGAACCTATCACTTGGAGGTGGAGCAAATGATTTCGGTATTAAACCATGAAAATGCACAGGTTGCTCAACAAATAAGAAACCTTCAACTTCCTGCCTATCAAGTGGAGGCAGAACTTCTGCAAACCGACCGTACCCCGCGACTCTATGATTCTACTGGAGATATACAATCATGCGAAGAAGCATTTGTCGGTTTGTTCCAAGGAGACATACTCGCCGGCTTTATTTCATTTAAAAGGGAAGCGAATCTGGTAGATATCCACCGGC carries:
- a CDS encoding MFS transporter; translated protein: MSQMNTYKLLAGYFLYECGRAMYFVLVTWFLFQWTRDALFTGLFVSLGFVPGLFSNLVFGVLVDQHNRKRLANIAGAVSLAVLTVLLFPFVYGWINPWWIIVTHMILQTTGSLFRPSLQALAAEVFDHKELPRVFSLSGSATISGSLSGAALGGVFSSIFPMPLSLSIVLTFYLGAFISILIMHYTPSSQRQNLKKQHFLTEMMGGFTYLKNHKMLHGLFMMMMLGQLTFHTTLGFLSVYTSAYLNHSAIVYGFLDVTFSVGGITAGLLGTWWWMRMKNQLAIWSLATVGLGLFLLGITQSVFTAFIGVLFVGLGTSFIRALLQSVQQIATDQEYHGRMSSFRMLCNQTSVVITGPLFGIMASSLGANTVFLALLVPVSFGFIWSIYQSRHPLFVEITKRKVA
- the ehuA gene encoding ectoine/hydroxyectoine ABC transporter ATP-binding protein EhuA, with amino-acid sequence MTQPLVEYKDVHKSFDDVEVLKGIDLSVAPGEKLALIGPSGSGKTTIIRMLMTLEQPTSGYITVDGTPLWHKEVNGNLVPADEKHLRQVRGNIGMVFQHFNLFPHMTILKNCTSAPVNVLGIPKEEAEQRAKDMLTKVGLGDKLDSYPAQLSGGQQQRVAIARAVVMRPKVMLFDEVTSALDPETVGEVLEVIKDIADEGEMAMILVTHEMDFARDVADRIVFLESGVIAEQGPPQQILENPESERLQSFLERFRSTI
- a CDS encoding YeiH family protein; protein product: MLEFNYVSARKPLLLGIGFTFLLALAGYGIALLPGLSQVGPLASAIVIAVLYRHFFGYPEAIHSGIQFSAKKLLRFAIILFGLKLNINVIMDEGVPLLLRDLLVIFFAIGVMMLLAYLFKADQSISLLIGIGTGICGASAIAAVSPILKAKEEDTAISVGIISFIGTVFALIYTVIRPFLPIDAEAYGMWAGLGLHEIANVVLAAEPAGEDGLAMALLAKLGRVFLLVPLSMILIWFMKRKGNGETDNQVSFPWFLVGFIIMSVLGSYVLGPYIPAPQPVMDTIETITSFTLTMAMVGLGVNINLHDLRSKALKPILAVVITSVLLSIVTYAIV
- the ehuC gene encoding ectoine/hydroxyectoine ABC transporter permease subunit EhuC, encoding MPVLLEGLDITITVLIGSAIFGYLIAFLAGFGRLSKNFIIRNFTAVYIEIFRGTSLVVQLFWFFYVLPGLLGIQLSAYLIGVIVIGMNYGAYMSEVVRGSILAVSSGQTEAATALNMSRFQRMRFVILPQAIRMMLPEFGNYLIQMLKATSLVSIISLSDITYVGLLYRDANISEGVAVFTMLLVMYFIIALPLIGLTRWLERWASKGVATE
- a CDS encoding cytochrome P450, whose translation is MRNYDKTRRDKGLDNSLTLLSEGYQFIPNRCRRFDSDIFQTHLFAERVICMSGKNAAKVFYDTERFQRKGAAPKRIQKTLFGENAIQTMDGVAHEHRKLLFMSLMTAEKLNLLAELTKQQWQDRVHSLEKKKNIVLFDEAQEVLCSAACQWAGVPLKKSEIKQRASDFSDMVDAFGAVGPRHWRGRKARARTEKWIRGVISKVRSGKLGATEGTAVYEMAFHKDLKGKPLDRQMAAVELINVLRPILAIATYITFGALALHDNPQYRRKMKSADNDYIRMFVQEVRRYYPFGPFLGARVHRGFIWNDCHFNKGQLVLLDIYGTNHDPRLWENPDTFSPDRFEEWNGSLYDLIPQGGGDYYKGHRCPGEWATIKAMSASMDFLVNHIDYDVSPRQDLSYSLVRMPSLPKSKFVIRKVKPKA
- the ehuD gene encoding ectoine/hydroxyectoine ABC transporter permease subunit EhuD, which produces MTWEWSTVVDVFPHIFEAMWTTLGLTIVCFTVALIVGGIWTFLKRIKFKPFNWLISFIIEFIRSTPPLVQLYFLFFAWPLIPYVGVTLEPFTVAVFGLGIHFSTYISEIYRSGIEGVPKGQIEAATALNYTTFQKWTKVILPQAIPPVIPMLGNYLIIMFKEIPLTIVVGVAGMLTAAEVYGVNNFEYLEPYTLVAFFFLAMSYPSALFVQWLERKLNKRYESDNKKSTKKGVTTS
- a CDS encoding GNAT family N-acetyltransferase: MISVLNHENAQVAQQIRNLQLPAYQVEAELLQTDRTPRLYDSTGDIQSCEEAFVGLFQGDILAGFISFKREANLVDIHRLVVSPNYSRQGIAK
- a CDS encoding LysR family transcriptional regulator, which translates into the protein MDLEALKTYVTVIELESFTKAARMLNLSQPTVSFHIKNLEDFYQSTLIDRSPKRFRMTQTGELVHRRARQILSVVDKSRTEVYDYHNQLHGTLRIGASYTVGEYILPRLLKVFNDLYPEINLRIEIENTERINRSVQLHEMDIGLVEGQVKERELHSVPFLEDEMVVVIPLEHSIRKQKEVSFHQLQDLTWISRESGSGTRAVMDSILESYNIRPKKMVTIGSNHGVIQGVKQGLGLSLISKTVVEHTHANDYIYALPFIKPPTRFFSYVIPAAEQELSKNASVFIESMKKVYNL
- a CDS encoding LysR family transcriptional regulator, with product MKIEDYRLLLQLCKYKTIRSTAKKVLISQPAITQRLKYIEDYFGVNIFVRTPKQLILTAAGEQIIKHAEKMLSQETRLHNELMESKGKVGGTLSLGVSSLVSQHNLPIILEDYTKAYPHVTIDLITGVSEEIRQSAADFHVCIVRGEPLADYTCSHLFSDPLYLFDTKKVAGDVVRPFIEFKTDAEYQKLVESWIMNQTKLRIRRTIKVDQFETAKQLMKRGLGMTVLPRSIATDDLLELPHIPLEWEGKPLARETWVCLKEGIRSLPQVDAFVNMLVSKTWM
- a CDS encoding IS256 family transposase produces the protein MDHFTSDIIQALVKKEDISEIFRSHLESAVNTLLQTELTAFLDYEKYDRLGFHTGNSRNGSYSRTLKTEYGELEISIPRDRNGEFKQQTVAPYKRTNDTLESFVIHMFQKGVTMSEVSNLIERMYGHHYTPQTISNMTKAIGEEVEAFRQRTLSKRYVCVYLDATFLPVKRDTVSKEAVYIAVGIREDGSKEVLAYTIAPTESAYVWKELIEDIQARGVEEVLLFISDGLKGIKESIYSVFPKAKYQTCFVHVSRNIAHKVRVSDRKEICEDLKTLYRADNKEKAEEAMEAFIEKWKKSYAKVTQSLSDNQDLFTFYDFPKSIRKSIYSTNLIESFNKKIKKYSKRKEQFPNEESLDRFLVTQFEEYNQRFATRCHIGFDQARSEIAEMFNE